The Nerophis lumbriciformis linkage group LG05, RoL_Nlum_v2.1, whole genome shotgun sequence genome contains a region encoding:
- the LOC133605836 gene encoding uncharacterized protein C4orf54 homolog produces MKTEAPALQEVTDLLQISDGLKDTVIEGKEMWCPGIEFELDDDEEDEDEDTYITMHEILLSESSDSTSEASWWDADTEDAHQAFSFVHLQAAVTRKEAVSSCESDPQGSAQVHLSIKSTSRGAINDRENHPAKGGGDPPAVGARYRAKGVIPAGKEKAEYSSCASSELDDADKEVRSLTARAFKSLAHPYLDAISFSTSSEESDRWILTQPFNGDQQIMGKLSQGGVIRLRETLNLCCNMSNFASGGEVEASHSTDELNGSHGSCFNEAWRATMKSQNMEGTHKKAVFASSLIQNVLSKKLQFERERRMERGEVREPHHRGAAKQLGAPKQDCTATAMEEAFRGAGWLHSQNSAFRCWRNEEIELQADRKIPEGMPLTPSPPPPAPAPAPDQDSESKTMKMSHLFVPNIQSTAREKSPEIKINLQGGPPVFTSKAESTSDKVPHFMVRDIRDSKGNLQTPIHQVRDVRKLVKSSYHLVSVGDKSTLASTNPVSGSPMVIKCQSVNTNDRKSYLEEESKRPAVNNSQEGMTLQIGKKNTEFKKSNQVALEKLQAAVKTMEQLYVFDKNEWKRKDKSLSLPDSHILSLIANEGKPRQNLDPHDRLLSPTLVGSSSRLKAPSTLIAPDAKVFTHKLPTSDNYLTIPLKSQQASTGHFRVQEESPPWMSTMRPPSPEVPAQVPAHQSMSANQVYRFSPAPTLDPYPLTQRKMLLDPTSGSYYLVDTPVQPPTRRLFDPETGQYVDVPLPQPPINSMPISHLAIGSGAAYGPSYMIYPGFMTSPPLIPTRTLVQMPQVPVQAEAEKVTHKPQQGMYMETPYYMSTAKASQASSMTPHLVGVNRAQQQPLISIMSQQGPRIIAQPSFNGTTMSFVVEHR; encoded by the coding sequence ATGAAGACTGAGGCGCCCGCGTTGCAAGAGGTAACAGATCTCCTGCAAATATCCGACGGATTGAAGGATACAGTGATTGAGGGCAAGGAAATGTGGTGTCCTGGCATAGAGTTTGAACTGGATGATGACGAGGAGGACGAGGATGAGGATACATACATCACCATGCATGAGATTCTACTCTCCGAGTCATCCGACAGCACTTCCGAGGCATCGTGGTGGGACGCGGACACTGAGGATGCCCATCAAGCATTCTCTTTTGTCCACCTTCAGGCCGCCGTTACAAGGAAGGAGGCAGTCAGCAGCTGTGAAAGTGATCCTCAAGGCTCGGCCCAGGTCCACCTGTCAATCAAAAGCACTTCCAGAGGCGCTATAAATGACCGAGAAAATCACCCTGCCAAAGGCGGTGGAGATCCCCCGGCGGTGGGGGCGCGTTATAGGGCGAAGGGCGTCATTCCGGCAGGGAAAGAAAAAGCAGAGTATTCCAGTTGCGCTTCAAGCGAGCTGGACGACGCTGATAAGGAAGTACGCAGCCTGACGGCAAGAGCATTCAAAAGCTTGGCACACCCGTACCTGGATGCTATCAGCTTCAGCACCTCAAGCGAGGAGTCCGACAGGTGGATCTTGACCCAGCCGTTCAATGGGGACCAGCAAATTATGGGGAAGTTGAGTCAAGGCGGGGTGATCCGGCTCAGGGAGACGCTGAATTTGTGCTGCAACATGTCTAACTTTGCATCAGGAGGAGAGGTGGAGGCATCCCATTCCACAGATGAGTTGAATGGCTCGCATGGGAGCTGTTTCAATGAGGCGTGGAGGGCCACCATGAAGTCGCAAAACATGGAGGGCACCCACAAGAAAGCAGTCTTTGCGTCCAGTTTGATTCAAAATGTGCTCTCCAAAAAGTTACAATTCGAGCGGGAGAGGCGGATGGAAAGGGGGGAGGTGAGGGAGCCTCACCATAGGGGAGCCGCCAAGCAGCTTGGAGCCCCCAAACAGGATTGCACCGCCACTGCAATGGAGGAAGCATTCAGAGGTGCAGGTTGGCTCCACAGCCAAAATAGCGCCTTCAGGTGCTGGAGGAATGAGGAGATTGAGTTACAAGCGGATCGTAAAATCCCAGAAGGGATGCCACTGACGCCCTCGCCGCCCCCTCCTGCTCCTGCTCCTGCTCCGGATCAGGATTCAGAGAGCAAGACGATGAAAATGTCTCATTTGTTTGTGCCAAACATCCAAAGCACGGCGAGAGAGAAATCTCCAGAAATTAAAATCAATCTCCAGGGAGGGCCCCCTGTTTTTACGTCCAAGGCTGAGTCCACCTCGGATAAAGTTCCGCATTTTATGGTCCGCGACATCCGAGATAGCAAAGGGAATCTGCAGACGCCCATACACCAAGTGAGGGATGTACGCAAGTTGGTGAAAAGCTCCTATCATTTAGTCTCAGTGGGCGATAAATCCACTTTGGCCAGCACCAACCCTGTGTCCGGGTCTCCAATGGTGATCAAATGCCAGTCAGTCAACACCAATGACAGAAAATCTTACCTAGAAGAAGAATCCAAAAGACCAGCTGTGAACAACTCGCAGGAGGGGATGACTTTACAAATAGGGAAGAAAAATACGGAATTTAAAAAGTCTAACCAGGTGGCGCTGGAGAAGCTCCAAGCAGCAGTGAAAACAATGGAGCAGCTTTATGTGTTCGACAAGAATGAGTGGAAACGCAAGGACAAGTCGCTGTCCTTGCCGGATAGTCACATTCTTTCGTTGATAGCAAACGAGGGTAAACCGAGACAGAACTTGGACCCTCATGATAGACTCTTGTCGCCAACCCTTGTGGGCAGTTCTTCAAGACTCAAGGCACCTTCAACTCTCATCGCACCAGACGCAAAAGTTTTCACTCACAAGTTACCCACATCTGATAACTACCTAACCATTCCGCTTAAATCCCAACAAGCCTCAACCGGACACTTTAGGGTGCAGGAGGAGTCGCCCCCGTGGATGTCGACAATGAGACCGCCCTCACCTGAAGTTCCTGCTCAAGTTCCTGCTCATCAGTCAATGTCAGCAAATCAGGTGTACCGTTTCTCCCCTGCACCTACCCTAGACCCCTACCCGCTCACCCAGAGGAAGATGCTCCTGGATCCCACCAGTGGAAGCTACTACCTAGTTGACACCCCGGTCCAACCCCCAACGAGGCGCCTCTTTGACCCTGAAACGGGTCAATATGTAGACGTACCCTTACCCCAACCTCCAATAAACTCCATGCCGATCTCTCATTTGGCCATTGGTTCCGGGGCGGCGTATGGTCCCAGCTATATGATCTATCCCGGTTTCATGACATCGCCCCCACTAATTCCGACCCGCACGCTAGTGCAGATGCCACAGGTGCCGGTGCAAGCTGAGGCAGAGAAAGTGACACATAAGCCACAGCAGGGCATGTACATGGAGACCCCCTACTACATGAGCACAGCAAAGGCATCCCAAGCCTCTTCGATGACTCCGCATTTAGTTGGCGTCAACAGAGCACAACAGCAGCCACTCATTAGCATCATGTCACAGCAAGGGCCGAGGATTATTGCCCAGCCCTCTTTCAACGGGACCACCATGAGCTTTGTGGTGGAGCACAGGTGA